A stretch of the Vitis riparia cultivar Riparia Gloire de Montpellier isolate 1030 chromosome 13, EGFV_Vit.rip_1.0, whole genome shotgun sequence genome encodes the following:
- the LOC117928152 gene encoding SNARE-interacting protein KEULE-like isoform X1 gives MIHFDINLSTVLIMDKRTIKVMSYSCKMADITEEGVSLVEDIYKRRQPLPSMDAIYFIQPTKENVIMFLSDMSGRTPLYKKAFVFFSSPISRELVNLVKRDALVLPRIGALREMNLEYFAIDSQGFVTDDERALEELFGDEENSRRGDACLNVMATRIATVFASLRELPFVRYRAAKFLDPTTATTFRDLIPTKLAAAVWNCLLKYKETFPNLPTTETCELLILDRSVDQIAPIIHEWTYDAMCHDLLNMEGNKYVHEVPSKTGGPPEKKEVLLEDHDPVWLELRHAHIADASERLHEKMTNFISKNKAAQIQHGSRGGGELSTRDLQKMVQALPQYSEQIEKLSLHVEIAGKINRIIGEMGLRELGQLEQDLVFGDAGTKEVINYLRTKLDATRENKLRLLMIYAAIYPEKFEGDKASKLMKLAGLLSDDMNAVNNMRLLEGSSDAKKSTIGAFSLKFEVPKVNRKHAARKERKGEEETWQLSRFYPMIEELIEKLSKGELPKNDYPCMNDPSASFGGPSQAASVRGSQGQAPHSVRARRSTWARPRGSDDGYSSDSILRHASSDFKKMGQRIFVFIVGGATRSELRVCHKLTEKLKREVVLGSTSLDDPPQFITKLKLLSSQEFSLDDLQI, from the exons TGGTGGAAGATATATACAAGCGAAGGCAGCCATTGCCCTCAATGGACGCAATATACTTCATACAGCCAACCAAAGAGAA TGTTATCATGTTCTTGTCTGACATGTCTGGAAGGACGCCCTTATACAAGAA AGCCTTTGTTTTCTTCAGTTCACCAATTTCGAGAGAATTGGTTAATCTCGTCAAGAGGGATGCACTTGTGTTACCTCGCATAGGTGCACTTAGAGAG ATGAATTTGGAGTATTTCGCTATAGATAGCCAG GGTTTTGTCACTGATGATGAGAGGGCTTTAGAGGAACTTTTTGGGGATGAGGAGAATTCTCGCAGAGGTGATGCATGTTTGAATGTGATGGCCACCCGTATTGCTACAGTTTTTGCCTCATTGCGG GAGCTTCCTTTTGTGCGCTATCGTGCCGCCAAGTTCCTTGATCCAACCACAGCAACAACATTTCGTGATCTAATTCCTACAAAGCTTGCTGCTGCAGTATGGAACtgtcttttaaaatataaagaaaccTTTCCTAACTTGCCTACTACCGAAACATGCGAGTTGCTCATTTTGGACAGATCTGTAGATCAG ATTGCACCTATCATACATGAATGGACCTATGATGCCATGTGCCATGATTTACTAAATATGGAAGGAAATAAATATGTCCATGAA gTTCCAAGTAAAACAGGTGGTCCACCAGAGAAAAAAGAAGTCCTTTTGGAGGATCATGATCCTGTCTGGCTTGAGCTTCGCCATGCACATATAGCAGAT GCTAGTGAGAGGTTGCATGAGAAGATGACCAACTTCATATCAAAAAATAAAGCTGCACAAATCCAACATGGTTCAAG AGGTGGTGGTGAATTGTCTACAAGGGACTTGCAAAAGATGGTTCAAGCTTTGCCACAATATAGTGAGCAAATTGAGAAGCTTTCCCTCCATGTTGAg ATTGCTGGAAAAATCAACAGAATTATTGGGGAGATGGGGCTTCGAGAACTTGGGCAACTGGAGCAGGACCTTGTGTTTGGAGATGCAGGAACAAAAGAAGTAATTAATTATCTGAGAACAAAACTG GATGCCACCCGTGAAAATAAGCTGCGTTTATTGATGATTTATGCAGCCATTTATCCTGAGAAGTTTGAGGGTGACAAAGCTTCCAAGTTGATGAAG TTAGCAGGATTATTATCTGATGATATGAATGCTGTCAACAATATGAGATTGCTGGAGGGATCATCAGATGCCAAGAAAAGCACAATCGGAGCCTTTTCTCTGAAATTTGAAGTGCCTAAGGTAAAT AGGAAGCATGCAGCTAGAAAAGAGCGTAAAGGTGAAGAAGAAACGTGGCAGCTATCACGATTTTACCCAATGATAGAG GAACTTATTGAAAAACTTAGCAAAGGGGAACTTCCAAAGAATGATTATCCATGTATGAATGACCCAAGTGCATCTTTTGGTGGGCCCTCGCAAGCTGCATCAGTACGAGGAAGTCAAGGTCAAGCACCCCATTCAGTGCGAGCAAGACGGTCCACATGGGCTCGGCCTCGGGGCTCTGATGATGGTTATTCAAG tgattcAATACTGAGACATGCATCCAGTGATTTCAAGAAAATGGGCCAGcgcatttttgtatttattgtaGGTGGAGCTACTCGATCCGAG CTACGGGTGTGCCACAAGCTTACAGAGAAACTAAAGAGAGAGGTTGTTCTGGGCTCAACTAGTCTTGATGATCCTCCACAGTTCATTACG AAACTGAAGCTGCTGAGTTCACAAGAATTTTCATTGGATGATCTTCAGATTTAA
- the LOC117928152 gene encoding SNARE-interacting protein KEULE-like isoform X2, producing MIHFDINLSTVLIMDKRTIKVMSYSCKMADITEEGVSLVEDIYKRRQPLPSMDAIYFIQPTKENVIMFLSDMSGRTPLYKKAFVFFSSPISRELVNLVKRDALVLPRIGALREMNLEYFAIDSQGFVTDDERALEELFGDEENSRRGDACLNVMATRIATVFASLRELPFVRYRAAKFLDPTTATTFRDLIPTKLAAAVWNCLLKYKETFPNLPTTETCELLILDRSVDQIAPIIHEWTYDAMCHDLLNMEGNKYVHEVPSKTGGPPEKKEVLLEDHDPVWLELRHAHIADASERLHEKMTNFISKNKAAQIQHGSRGGGELSTRDLQKMVQALPQYSEQIEKLSLHVEIAGKINRIIGEMGLRELGQLEQDLVFGDAGTKEVINYLRTKLDATRENKLRLLMIYAAIYPEKFEGDKASKLMKLAGLLSDDMNAVNNMRLLEGSSDAKKSTIGAFSLKFEVPKRKHAARKERKGEEETWQLSRFYPMIEELIEKLSKGELPKNDYPCMNDPSASFGGPSQAASVRGSQGQAPHSVRARRSTWARPRGSDDGYSSDSILRHASSDFKKMGQRIFVFIVGGATRSELRVCHKLTEKLKREVVLGSTSLDDPPQFITKLKLLSSQEFSLDDLQI from the exons TGGTGGAAGATATATACAAGCGAAGGCAGCCATTGCCCTCAATGGACGCAATATACTTCATACAGCCAACCAAAGAGAA TGTTATCATGTTCTTGTCTGACATGTCTGGAAGGACGCCCTTATACAAGAA AGCCTTTGTTTTCTTCAGTTCACCAATTTCGAGAGAATTGGTTAATCTCGTCAAGAGGGATGCACTTGTGTTACCTCGCATAGGTGCACTTAGAGAG ATGAATTTGGAGTATTTCGCTATAGATAGCCAG GGTTTTGTCACTGATGATGAGAGGGCTTTAGAGGAACTTTTTGGGGATGAGGAGAATTCTCGCAGAGGTGATGCATGTTTGAATGTGATGGCCACCCGTATTGCTACAGTTTTTGCCTCATTGCGG GAGCTTCCTTTTGTGCGCTATCGTGCCGCCAAGTTCCTTGATCCAACCACAGCAACAACATTTCGTGATCTAATTCCTACAAAGCTTGCTGCTGCAGTATGGAACtgtcttttaaaatataaagaaaccTTTCCTAACTTGCCTACTACCGAAACATGCGAGTTGCTCATTTTGGACAGATCTGTAGATCAG ATTGCACCTATCATACATGAATGGACCTATGATGCCATGTGCCATGATTTACTAAATATGGAAGGAAATAAATATGTCCATGAA gTTCCAAGTAAAACAGGTGGTCCACCAGAGAAAAAAGAAGTCCTTTTGGAGGATCATGATCCTGTCTGGCTTGAGCTTCGCCATGCACATATAGCAGAT GCTAGTGAGAGGTTGCATGAGAAGATGACCAACTTCATATCAAAAAATAAAGCTGCACAAATCCAACATGGTTCAAG AGGTGGTGGTGAATTGTCTACAAGGGACTTGCAAAAGATGGTTCAAGCTTTGCCACAATATAGTGAGCAAATTGAGAAGCTTTCCCTCCATGTTGAg ATTGCTGGAAAAATCAACAGAATTATTGGGGAGATGGGGCTTCGAGAACTTGGGCAACTGGAGCAGGACCTTGTGTTTGGAGATGCAGGAACAAAAGAAGTAATTAATTATCTGAGAACAAAACTG GATGCCACCCGTGAAAATAAGCTGCGTTTATTGATGATTTATGCAGCCATTTATCCTGAGAAGTTTGAGGGTGACAAAGCTTCCAAGTTGATGAAG TTAGCAGGATTATTATCTGATGATATGAATGCTGTCAACAATATGAGATTGCTGGAGGGATCATCAGATGCCAAGAAAAGCACAATCGGAGCCTTTTCTCTGAAATTTGAAGTGCCTAAG AGGAAGCATGCAGCTAGAAAAGAGCGTAAAGGTGAAGAAGAAACGTGGCAGCTATCACGATTTTACCCAATGATAGAG GAACTTATTGAAAAACTTAGCAAAGGGGAACTTCCAAAGAATGATTATCCATGTATGAATGACCCAAGTGCATCTTTTGGTGGGCCCTCGCAAGCTGCATCAGTACGAGGAAGTCAAGGTCAAGCACCCCATTCAGTGCGAGCAAGACGGTCCACATGGGCTCGGCCTCGGGGCTCTGATGATGGTTATTCAAG tgattcAATACTGAGACATGCATCCAGTGATTTCAAGAAAATGGGCCAGcgcatttttgtatttattgtaGGTGGAGCTACTCGATCCGAG CTACGGGTGTGCCACAAGCTTACAGAGAAACTAAAGAGAGAGGTTGTTCTGGGCTCAACTAGTCTTGATGATCCTCCACAGTTCATTACG AAACTGAAGCTGCTGAGTTCACAAGAATTTTCATTGGATGATCTTCAGATTTAA
- the LOC117928152 gene encoding SNARE-interacting protein KEULE-like isoform X3 → MIHFDINLSTVLIMDKRTIKVMSYSCKMADITEEGVSLVEDIYKRRQPLPSMDAIYFIQPTKENVIMFLSDMSGRTPLYKKAFVFFSSPISRELVNLVKRDALVLPRIGALREMNLEYFAIDSQGFVTDDERALEELFGDEENSRRGDACLNVMATRIATVFASLRELPFVRYRAAKFLDPTTATTFRDLIPTKLAAAVWNCLLKYKETFPNLPTTETCELLILDRSVDQIAPIIHEWTYDAMCHDLLNMEGNKYVHEVPSKTGGPPEKKEVLLEDHDPVWLELRHAHIADASERLHEKMTNFISKNKAAQIQHGSRGGGELSTRDLQKMVQALPQYSEQIEKLSLHVEIAGKINRIIGEMGLRELGQLEQDLVFGDAGTKEVINYLRTKLDATRENKLRLLMIYAAIYPEKFEGDKASKLMKLAGLLSDDMNAVNNMRLLEGSSDAKKSTIGAFSLKFEVPKVNRKHAARKERKGEEETWQLSRFYPMIEELIEKLSKGELPKNDYPCMNDPSASFGGPSQAASVRGSQGQAPHSVRARRSTWARPRGSDDGYSSDSILRHASSDFKKMGQRIFVFIVGGATRSELRVCHKLTEKLKREVVLGSTSLDDPPQFITVHM, encoded by the exons TGGTGGAAGATATATACAAGCGAAGGCAGCCATTGCCCTCAATGGACGCAATATACTTCATACAGCCAACCAAAGAGAA TGTTATCATGTTCTTGTCTGACATGTCTGGAAGGACGCCCTTATACAAGAA AGCCTTTGTTTTCTTCAGTTCACCAATTTCGAGAGAATTGGTTAATCTCGTCAAGAGGGATGCACTTGTGTTACCTCGCATAGGTGCACTTAGAGAG ATGAATTTGGAGTATTTCGCTATAGATAGCCAG GGTTTTGTCACTGATGATGAGAGGGCTTTAGAGGAACTTTTTGGGGATGAGGAGAATTCTCGCAGAGGTGATGCATGTTTGAATGTGATGGCCACCCGTATTGCTACAGTTTTTGCCTCATTGCGG GAGCTTCCTTTTGTGCGCTATCGTGCCGCCAAGTTCCTTGATCCAACCACAGCAACAACATTTCGTGATCTAATTCCTACAAAGCTTGCTGCTGCAGTATGGAACtgtcttttaaaatataaagaaaccTTTCCTAACTTGCCTACTACCGAAACATGCGAGTTGCTCATTTTGGACAGATCTGTAGATCAG ATTGCACCTATCATACATGAATGGACCTATGATGCCATGTGCCATGATTTACTAAATATGGAAGGAAATAAATATGTCCATGAA gTTCCAAGTAAAACAGGTGGTCCACCAGAGAAAAAAGAAGTCCTTTTGGAGGATCATGATCCTGTCTGGCTTGAGCTTCGCCATGCACATATAGCAGAT GCTAGTGAGAGGTTGCATGAGAAGATGACCAACTTCATATCAAAAAATAAAGCTGCACAAATCCAACATGGTTCAAG AGGTGGTGGTGAATTGTCTACAAGGGACTTGCAAAAGATGGTTCAAGCTTTGCCACAATATAGTGAGCAAATTGAGAAGCTTTCCCTCCATGTTGAg ATTGCTGGAAAAATCAACAGAATTATTGGGGAGATGGGGCTTCGAGAACTTGGGCAACTGGAGCAGGACCTTGTGTTTGGAGATGCAGGAACAAAAGAAGTAATTAATTATCTGAGAACAAAACTG GATGCCACCCGTGAAAATAAGCTGCGTTTATTGATGATTTATGCAGCCATTTATCCTGAGAAGTTTGAGGGTGACAAAGCTTCCAAGTTGATGAAG TTAGCAGGATTATTATCTGATGATATGAATGCTGTCAACAATATGAGATTGCTGGAGGGATCATCAGATGCCAAGAAAAGCACAATCGGAGCCTTTTCTCTGAAATTTGAAGTGCCTAAGGTAAAT AGGAAGCATGCAGCTAGAAAAGAGCGTAAAGGTGAAGAAGAAACGTGGCAGCTATCACGATTTTACCCAATGATAGAG GAACTTATTGAAAAACTTAGCAAAGGGGAACTTCCAAAGAATGATTATCCATGTATGAATGACCCAAGTGCATCTTTTGGTGGGCCCTCGCAAGCTGCATCAGTACGAGGAAGTCAAGGTCAAGCACCCCATTCAGTGCGAGCAAGACGGTCCACATGGGCTCGGCCTCGGGGCTCTGATGATGGTTATTCAAG tgattcAATACTGAGACATGCATCCAGTGATTTCAAGAAAATGGGCCAGcgcatttttgtatttattgtaGGTGGAGCTACTCGATCCGAG CTACGGGTGTGCCACAAGCTTACAGAGAAACTAAAGAGAGAGGTTGTTCTGGGCTCAACTAGTCTTGATGATCCTCCACAGTTCATTACG GTGCATATGTAA